In the Carboxydothermus hydrogenoformans Z-2901 genome, one interval contains:
- the hepT gene encoding type VII toxin-antitoxin system HepT family RNase toxin yields MQTSIEAMIDIAFHISSKAFNKAPVDGRDAFTILAQNGVLKEENLLTYLKMIAFRNKIVHGYQSIEDEKILEIAKNNISDFNNFINEILTFINN; encoded by the coding sequence TTGCAGACATCCATTGAAGCAATGATCGATATAGCCTTTCATATAAGTTCAAAAGCGTTTAATAAAGCACCTGTTGATGGCCGCGATGCTTTTACAATCTTAGCTCAAAACGGGGTACTAAAAGAGGAAAATCTTTTAACTTATTTAAAAATGATAGCTTTTAGAAATAAAATTGTCCACGGTTATCAAAGTATCGAAGATGAAAAAATTTTGGAAATTGCTAAGAATAATATTTCTGATTTTAATAATTTCATTAATGAAATATTAACTTTTATTAATAACTGA
- a CDS encoding ABC transporter permease, which produces MVIGKIPGRIIRKNKAQYVGTIFLIFIAVVTYLSLQLSMENITENYRDFKEKYRQESAHFSTLKPVDVSYFEQKYNLSIEERFQKDVEWQGKTLRVLSKSQKVNLPYLSREEAGDVIYIDPLFLKANGLKIGDTITFGGKKYKIAGSLALPDYIYIIKNDSDLLNDPNEFGIAVLPTEEVKTLGPVPYHYYMVRGKITDEFVSELSANASLLSLQKITENPRVYYVDAKIKGAKIIATQFPTLLLVVASVLLFTVLRRQIGAMQQEIGALFALGYTSGEVLRALLGFPFYLWLFGSVLGCVAGIGLAIPLARFYAAYFNIPIISFKFLPQIIITGLLLPAVFIFPVTYLALRGMMKRPVLELIKGLEKGRFKKPFLKIGEGTNFLTRMALKQGAINAARGIILIVGIAFATFLLAYGLAAKDSIGKLMTQSFGEVFHFQYQYLLTSPLDQVPEGAESFTVVPAKISGTKINAQLYGIKPGSRMVTVRDKGGMVKLGGNGIVISKPLSEKTGLVPGQLMELETVGKKKLSLDIVAVADITLGNTIFIYQEDLNKLLNLPDNYYNGLWSNPKLTIPEDKLVAFFDKQYLNKALENTAKPLEISVSIMGMVAILFALAVIFVLTSLIIQENRRTISLLKILGWSNNEVNFMILGSNDLLFLAGFVLGIPLFYRLFNYLMAQATKVIDFSFNMIVSAKTWGLVFGVLLLTWLFAKFLNRRKIAAIPPGEILKEQVD; this is translated from the coding sequence ATGGTAATCGGGAAAATTCCGGGAAGGATAATTCGCAAAAATAAAGCCCAGTATGTGGGGACGATATTTTTAATTTTTATTGCAGTGGTAACTTACCTGTCTTTGCAGCTATCCATGGAAAATATCACCGAAAACTACCGGGATTTTAAAGAAAAATACCGCCAGGAGTCTGCCCATTTTTCTACCTTAAAGCCGGTGGATGTAAGTTATTTTGAGCAAAAGTACAACCTTTCAATCGAAGAACGCTTTCAAAAAGATGTGGAGTGGCAGGGGAAAACCTTGCGGGTTTTGAGTAAAAGCCAAAAAGTTAACCTGCCTTATTTATCCCGGGAAGAAGCGGGAGATGTGATTTATATTGATCCGTTATTTTTAAAAGCTAATGGGTTAAAAATCGGTGATACCATAACTTTTGGTGGAAAGAAATATAAAATTGCTGGGAGTTTGGCTCTGCCCGATTATATTTACATTATTAAAAACGATTCCGACCTTTTAAACGACCCCAACGAGTTTGGCATTGCGGTGCTACCGACGGAGGAAGTAAAAACATTAGGGCCGGTGCCGTACCACTACTATATGGTGCGGGGTAAGATTACCGATGAGTTTGTCTCGGAACTTAGTGCCAATGCATCTCTCCTCTCCCTGCAGAAGATCACCGAAAATCCCCGGGTTTATTATGTGGACGCGAAAATTAAAGGGGCCAAAATCATAGCTACCCAGTTTCCAACCCTTCTTTTAGTCGTTGCTTCGGTTCTTCTCTTTACGGTTTTACGGCGGCAAATCGGCGCCATGCAGCAGGAAATCGGGGCGCTTTTTGCCCTGGGTTATACCTCCGGGGAAGTGCTCCGGGCGCTTTTGGGTTTTCCCTTTTATCTCTGGTTGTTTGGGTCAGTTCTGGGGTGTGTTGCCGGGATAGGCCTGGCCATCCCTTTAGCCCGGTTTTATGCCGCGTATTTTAATATCCCCATAATAAGCTTTAAATTTCTACCTCAGATAATAATTACCGGACTCCTGCTGCCGGCGGTATTTATTTTCCCGGTGACTTATCTCGCCCTCAGGGGGATGATGAAGCGTCCGGTCTTAGAGCTAATCAAAGGTCTGGAAAAAGGCCGCTTTAAAAAGCCCTTCCTGAAAATTGGCGAGGGAACCAATTTCCTTACCCGAATGGCTCTAAAGCAGGGGGCGATCAATGCGGCGCGGGGGATAATTTTAATCGTGGGCATAGCTTTCGCCACCTTTTTACTTGCCTATGGTCTGGCGGCCAAGGATTCCATAGGAAAGCTCATGACCCAGAGTTTTGGCGAGGTCTTTCATTTTCAGTACCAGTACCTTCTGACCTCACCTTTAGACCAGGTGCCCGAAGGAGCCGAAAGTTTTACTGTAGTCCCGGCAAAGATTTCCGGAACCAAAATAAACGCCCAGCTTTACGGAATTAAACCTGGCTCCAGAATGGTGACGGTTAGAGATAAAGGCGGGATGGTTAAGCTTGGAGGTAATGGTATCGTTATCTCCAAGCCTCTTTCCGAAAAAACCGGTCTGGTACCGGGGCAGTTGATGGAATTAGAAACGGTAGGCAAGAAAAAACTTTCTTTAGATATAGTGGCGGTAGCCGATATCACTTTAGGCAACACAATTTTTATCTACCAAGAAGACCTAAATAAGCTTTTAAATCTGCCGGATAATTACTATAACGGTCTCTGGAGCAACCCAAAATTAACTATTCCCGAAGATAAACTCGTTGCCTTTTTTGATAAACAGTATCTAAATAAAGCATTAGAAAACACCGCTAAACCTTTAGAAATATCGGTCAGCATCATGGGGATGGTTGCCATCTTATTTGCCTTGGCGGTGATTTTCGTGCTGACTTCCCTGATTATTCAGGAAAACCGGCGCACTATAAGCTTATTAAAAATTTTAGGCTGGAGCAATAATGAAGTGAATTTTATGATTTTAGGCAGTAACGACCTTTTGTTTTTAGCCGGCTTTGTCCTGGGAATACCGTTATTTTACAGGCTTTTCAATTACTTAATGGCCCAGGCCACCAAAGTTATCGACTTTTCCTTTAACATGATCGTATCTGCCAAAACCTGGGGGCTGGTGTTTGGCGTGCTTTTACTTACCTGGCTTTTTGCCAAATTCTTAAACCGGCGGAAAATCGCCGCCATTCCCCCGGGGGAAATCTTAAAAGAGCAGGTGGATTAA
- the mntA gene encoding type VII toxin-antitoxin system MntA family adenylyltransferase antitoxin encodes MPELIKLNIQDLLDKILPVLKSYPQIEAAYLFGSALVRVRPDSDIDIALLLSPDIDVEDLESWTLAEEIGLHLTRLVGRSFDISLLNTKDYIFAMNVLTSGKLIYVKNNDLLGDFIEKVSLRHRMWYNYYKRALLEVVENDRK; translated from the coding sequence TTGCCGGAACTTATAAAATTAAATATTCAAGATTTGCTCGACAAAATCCTGCCGGTTTTAAAATCCTACCCCCAAATTGAAGCAGCTTATCTATTTGGCTCAGCCCTTGTCCGGGTCCGGCCGGATAGTGATATTGATATTGCTTTACTTTTATCTCCCGACATAGATGTAGAAGATCTGGAAAGCTGGACTTTAGCCGAAGAAATTGGTCTTCATTTAACTCGTTTAGTTGGGCGAAGCTTTGATATATCCCTTTTAAATACTAAAGATTATATATTTGCCATGAATGTTTTAACAAGTGGTAAGCTTATATATGTTAAAAACAATGATCTTTTGGGGGATTTTATCGAAAAGGTAAGTTTGCGTCACCGCATGTGGTACAATTATTACAAACGGGCTCTTCTGGAGGTTGTCGAAAATGACCGCAAATAA
- a CDS encoding DUF1287 domain-containing protein yields the protein MSKKLLLIILIFLALSVSIFYRDGFVLKYSYYTLKEAFGPKVKVEKVVIRHDQDGDGLYDLDDIVQGARLEVARKPRYKSAYYRGGYPPDNEGVCTDVIWRAFKNAGYDLKEMVDQDIKEHPEAYPRVGGKPDPNIDFRRVPNLDVFFRRHAQSLTLKLIPGDPKNLKEWQGGDIVVFKNPQHIAIISDKRRPDGVPFIIHNAGPYPREADELLWWLPGIVGHYRFPLKN from the coding sequence ATGTCCAAAAAACTTTTGCTTATTATCTTAATTTTCCTGGCTTTAAGTGTTTCAATTTTCTACCGGGACGGTTTTGTCCTAAAGTATTCTTACTATACGTTAAAGGAAGCTTTTGGCCCGAAGGTCAAAGTCGAAAAAGTAGTTATCCGCCACGACCAGGATGGCGACGGCCTTTATGATTTAGATGATATTGTCCAGGGAGCGCGGCTGGAAGTCGCCAGGAAACCCCGCTATAAAAGTGCATATTACCGGGGGGGCTATCCTCCGGATAATGAAGGAGTATGCACCGATGTTATTTGGCGGGCTTTTAAAAACGCCGGGTATGATTTAAAAGAGATGGTCGATCAAGACATAAAAGAACATCCCGAAGCTTACCCCCGGGTAGGAGGCAAACCCGATCCCAACATCGACTTTCGTCGGGTACCAAATTTAGACGTTTTCTTCCGTCGTCACGCCCAAAGCCTCACCTTAAAACTTATCCCCGGCGACCCGAAAAACTTAAAAGAATGGCAGGGGGGCGATATCGTAGTTTTTAAAAACCCCCAGCATATAGCTATCATCTCGGATAAACGACGGCCGGACGGTGTACCCTTTATCATCCACAACGCCGGCCCTTATCCCCGCGAGGCGGATGAACTTTTATGGTGGCTGCCGGGAATTGTCGGGCATTACCGGTTTCCCCTGAAAAATTAG
- the addA gene encoding helicase-exonuclease AddAB subunit AddA encodes MKNWTAEQMRAITSRGNALLVSAAAGAGKTSVLVERVLSRVLTDTPPVDIDRLLVVTFTEAAAGEMKERLGTELLKRLNEDPGNSRILEQLELLPVADISTLHSFCHKIIRKYGRVCGYETKFAILEGPRETYLKNKVLEEILEERYEKGDRELFALLEYLNDEKNDRNLKELILNLYHFSRSNPEPEKWLLDSLNLFNGNWERFEDTFWYREIKSSTEMWLEYILELLGRAKSVAEKYGQARAFSLLAEDMEKVRGLYAKLNEGYEAAKQYLSQVKFGTFSWGRGVGGKDEAKDLRDKAKEQFETIKKRYFSWEAGNFREELRTLTSYLDPLVKLVREFSRKYQEEKRKHGFADFSDLEHWALDILKSGVYRELREKYVEILVDEYQDINGLQEEILTYVSRDGQNLFMVGDVKQSIYRFRWARPEIFLKKYEDFTDEKKIELSLNFRSREEIIATVNFIFKQIMKKRVAELSYDEKAFLKKGADYLPNANCFAELHLIEGKPEEDINSNGEPEEDLTAVHREARLVAAKILKLKEEGFKVFDRETKEFRPLQYRDIVILSRSLSNSSNIWQEELTRAGIPVYVEGAGSFLNSKEILLMTSFLKVIDNPCQDVPLAAVLCSPVAGLTYEELWQVRKEYPEGLLYDALKNKSLGKDELSVKSQKFLELLVEFQKLSRQISLAELVNEIYRKTNLPEIFGAYPGGEVRQANLKLLHDLAVDFAEINGGGIYNFLTFLSQAAESEDFSPAKLIGEADDVVRVMSVHKSKGLEFPVVFVVGLGKRFKFDYSNTVFLHSDLGFGPKFFDPEKRIRRHSIASQILSERMRRETLAEEMRILYVALTRAREKLILVGTVKNLAKKMAGWQSQTEALKDTLSDGQIARAGNFLDWIGPVVFREGSDLPDCLKVEVHPQQEKIEGEQWELPEVLRVKLLTKTPFTEETDYTGQFRAGLEFNYPGLKIAKLPAKMSVSDLKEVFSTDDVISLEDEDEVFLPGVYFEDGAMLGIVYHEFLRRIDFQGDLSASGLKAQGETLVAEGVLPPESREMLDFTKIARIFATPLGQRILRAREIYPEFPFTLGVKAGEIYPEATGFSEKILVRGVIDLLALEEDGFFIVDWKTDRVTGDILNERLKEYAGQLNLYARAVEEITGKKVKEKYLYFINLEKEVRV; translated from the coding sequence ATGAAAAACTGGACAGCCGAACAAATGCGGGCTATCACCTCCAGGGGTAATGCCCTGTTAGTATCGGCTGCTGCAGGAGCCGGGAAAACTTCGGTTCTGGTGGAGCGGGTATTATCCCGGGTATTGACGGATACACCTCCGGTAGACATAGACCGGCTTTTGGTGGTTACCTTTACCGAGGCAGCAGCGGGAGAGATGAAAGAGCGTCTTGGGACGGAGCTTTTAAAGCGTTTAAATGAAGATCCGGGAAATTCACGGATTTTAGAACAGTTAGAACTGTTGCCAGTGGCCGATATTTCTACCCTCCATTCCTTTTGTCATAAAATTATCCGGAAATACGGACGGGTGTGTGGGTATGAAACCAAGTTTGCGATTTTAGAGGGACCAAGGGAAACGTATCTAAAAAATAAAGTCTTAGAGGAAATTTTGGAGGAGAGATACGAAAAAGGGGACCGGGAACTTTTTGCCCTGTTGGAATATTTAAACGATGAAAAAAATGACCGTAACTTAAAGGAACTAATCCTTAACCTTTACCATTTCTCCCGGTCCAATCCCGAGCCTGAAAAGTGGCTTTTGGACTCATTAAATTTATTTAACGGGAACTGGGAAAGGTTTGAAGATACTTTCTGGTACCGGGAAATAAAAAGTAGCACCGAAATGTGGTTGGAGTATATCTTAGAGCTTTTAGGACGGGCTAAAAGTGTAGCGGAAAAGTATGGCCAGGCCAGGGCTTTTTCCCTCTTAGCAGAAGATATGGAAAAGGTGCGGGGACTGTATGCGAAACTAAATGAGGGGTACGAGGCGGCAAAGCAGTACTTGAGTCAGGTGAAATTTGGAACCTTTTCCTGGGGAAGAGGAGTTGGGGGCAAGGACGAAGCAAAAGACTTACGGGATAAGGCAAAAGAGCAATTTGAAACCATAAAAAAACGTTATTTTTCCTGGGAAGCAGGTAATTTTCGGGAAGAGTTAAGAACTTTAACCTCCTATCTTGACCCTTTGGTAAAGTTAGTCCGGGAATTTTCCCGAAAGTATCAGGAGGAAAAAAGGAAACATGGTTTTGCGGACTTTTCCGACTTAGAGCACTGGGCTCTTGATATTTTAAAAAGTGGAGTTTACCGGGAACTCCGGGAAAAATACGTGGAAATATTGGTAGATGAGTACCAGGATATAAATGGCCTTCAGGAAGAGATTTTAACTTATGTCTCCAGAGATGGGCAAAATCTTTTCATGGTGGGCGATGTAAAGCAAAGCATTTACCGTTTTCGCTGGGCCCGGCCGGAGATTTTTCTAAAGAAATATGAAGATTTTACTGATGAAAAGAAAATAGAGTTAAGCCTGAACTTCAGAAGCCGCGAGGAAATTATCGCTACCGTAAACTTTATCTTTAAGCAAATCATGAAAAAAAGGGTAGCGGAGCTTTCTTATGATGAAAAAGCTTTTCTTAAAAAGGGAGCAGACTATCTTCCCAATGCTAACTGTTTTGCGGAACTGCACTTAATTGAAGGAAAACCCGAAGAGGATATTAACTCAAACGGTGAACCCGAGGAAGATCTAACTGCGGTCCACCGGGAAGCCCGGCTGGTAGCGGCAAAAATTTTAAAGCTCAAAGAAGAAGGTTTTAAAGTTTTTGACCGGGAAACTAAGGAATTTCGGCCTTTGCAGTACCGGGATATTGTCATTCTTTCACGTTCCCTCAGTAACTCTTCCAATATTTGGCAGGAGGAATTGACCAGGGCGGGGATACCTGTTTACGTTGAAGGAGCTGGCAGCTTTTTAAATTCCAAGGAAATTTTGCTGATGACCAGCTTTTTAAAGGTAATTGATAACCCCTGCCAGGATGTTCCTTTGGCCGCGGTGTTATGCTCACCCGTTGCCGGTTTAACCTATGAAGAACTCTGGCAGGTTCGGAAGGAATACCCCGAAGGCCTTCTCTATGATGCTCTTAAAAATAAATCTTTAGGAAAGGATGAGCTTTCGGTAAAAAGCCAAAAGTTTTTAGAACTTTTAGTTGAATTTCAGAAACTGTCCCGGCAAATTAGTTTGGCAGAGCTCGTGAATGAAATATACCGTAAAACTAATTTACCGGAGATTTTTGGAGCTTATCCCGGCGGAGAAGTGCGGCAGGCGAATTTAAAATTGTTACATGATCTGGCAGTGGATTTTGCTGAAATTAACGGTGGGGGCATTTATAACTTTCTTACCTTTTTAAGCCAGGCAGCAGAATCCGAGGATTTTTCACCGGCCAAATTAATTGGCGAGGCGGATGATGTGGTCCGGGTTATGTCCGTTCATAAAAGCAAAGGGCTGGAGTTTCCGGTGGTGTTTGTGGTTGGCCTTGGGAAACGGTTTAAATTTGATTACAGCAACACTGTTTTTCTCCACAGCGACCTTGGTTTCGGGCCTAAATTTTTTGACCCGGAGAAAAGAATCCGGCGCCATTCCATAGCTTCGCAAATTTTGAGTGAGCGGATGCGGCGGGAAACTTTAGCGGAAGAGATGCGGATTTTGTATGTTGCCCTGACCCGGGCCAGGGAAAAGCTTATTTTGGTTGGTACGGTGAAAAACTTAGCAAAGAAAATGGCCGGCTGGCAAAGCCAAACCGAGGCTTTGAAAGATACTCTGTCCGATGGCCAGATTGCCAGAGCAGGGAACTTTCTGGACTGGATTGGGCCAGTAGTTTTTAGGGAGGGCAGCGATTTACCTGACTGCCTTAAAGTGGAAGTTCATCCCCAGCAGGAAAAAATTGAGGGAGAGCAATGGGAACTTCCAGAAGTGCTAAGGGTTAAGCTCCTGACAAAAACACCTTTTACCGAAGAAACCGATTATACCGGGCAATTTAGGGCAGGTTTGGAGTTTAATTATCCCGGGTTAAAAATTGCTAAGCTTCCTGCGAAGATGAGCGTTTCCGATTTAAAAGAAGTTTTTAGCACTGATGACGTTATTTCTTTGGAAGATGAGGATGAAGTATTTTTACCCGGAGTATACTTTGAAGACGGAGCTATGTTAGGGATTGTTTACCACGAGTTTTTGCGGCGGATTGATTTTCAAGGGGATCTGTCTGCTTCCGGACTTAAAGCCCAGGGGGAAACGCTGGTAGCGGAGGGGGTTTTGCCTCCCGAAAGCAGAGAAATGCTTGATTTTACGAAAATTGCCCGGATTTTTGCTACGCCCTTGGGCCAGAGAATCCTTAGAGCTCGGGAAATTTACCCGGAATTTCCCTTTACCCTGGGAGTCAAGGCCGGTGAAATTTATCCGGAGGCTACCGGTTTTTCGGAAAAAATCCTGGTGCGAGGGGTAATTGACCTTTTGGCTCTTGAAGAAGATGGGTTTTTTATCGTTGACTGGAAAACCGACCGGGTCACCGGGGATATCTTAAACGAGCGGCTAAAAGAGTATGCCGGTCAGCTTAACCTTTACGCCCGGGCTGTGGAGGAGATTACCGGGAAAAAGGTAAAAGAAAAGTATTTATATTTTATTAATTTAGAGAAGGAAGTTCGGGTGTAA
- a CDS encoding ABC transporter ATP-binding protein, with amino-acid sequence MFIKTEDLTKVYKTGTAEVRALDRVSLTFEKGKIYAVLGPSGSGKSTLFNLIGGIDRPDGGKIWVDGEEISSYSPEKLTRYRREKVGFVFQFYNLINTLTVYENVQAAADLSASPADIKTVLELVGMLEHKDKYPLELSGGEAQRVAIARAVVKKPPLILCDEPTGALDYQNAKKVLELLERVNKETGATVMIITHNQAIARMCHGVVTLRSGQVTGFSENPAPIAAREVEW; translated from the coding sequence GTGTTCATTAAAACCGAAGATTTAACCAAAGTTTACAAAACCGGAACTGCGGAGGTTCGAGCTCTGGACAGGGTAAGTTTAACTTTTGAAAAAGGAAAAATTTACGCTGTTTTAGGGCCGTCGGGTTCGGGAAAATCCACTTTATTTAATTTAATCGGCGGGATTGACCGGCCCGATGGGGGAAAGATATGGGTGGATGGTGAGGAAATCAGCTCTTATTCTCCAGAAAAACTTACCCGCTACCGGAGAGAGAAGGTAGGCTTTGTTTTTCAGTTCTACAACCTCATCAATACTCTAACCGTCTACGAAAATGTCCAGGCGGCGGCGGACCTTTCTGCTTCCCCTGCCGACATAAAAACGGTTTTAGAGCTGGTCGGTATGCTGGAACATAAAGACAAATATCCTTTAGAGCTGTCCGGTGGCGAAGCGCAAAGAGTAGCCATTGCCCGGGCGGTGGTCAAAAAGCCGCCGCTAATCCTCTGCGATGAGCCAACCGGTGCGTTAGATTATCAAAATGCCAAAAAGGTGTTGGAGCTTCTGGAACGGGTAAATAAAGAAACCGGAGCCACGGTAATGATAATTACCCACAACCAGGCCATTGCCCGGATGTGTCACGGGGTTGTGACCTTGAGAAGCGGCCAGGTGACGGGATTTAGCGAAAATCCGGCGCCGATTGCCGCCCGGGAGGTCGAGTGGTAA